The following are encoded together in the Aciduricibacillus chroicocephali genome:
- a CDS encoding GerAB/ArcD/ProY family transporter yields MKPTNVIGLREFVSMGAIIVGLKLTDDTPVVYYKSLANSAWMAPLISGVIVGVLIYLTMNTLDRYEGQNLIDVIYIGFGKIIGWIVVMYLFISLYLSLIIDSAIYSDLISTMYFINTPVVAIYGLIVILCSIGAMMGIGAISSLAWSIIVYLKFFLFIALVLAFGHGQTSFIYPLFGYGEWDVIKESISSISLLDEFFYFCIFATLLPTKKDFRKGMWIMLIMVTIEITLSMIAFITVFDYKSAQLLNYPWHEVIRYISLGFIKNVESLFFPFWLIGLIIRFSFYFYVTAYLLGRLFKINKFQLIVPILAVLTVFIGMIPEQPSFALPELRKSFINLLSLPTISITILLWGVVKFKKRRETKRDN; encoded by the coding sequence GTGAAGCCCACCAATGTAATCGGCCTAAGAGAGTTTGTTTCAATGGGAGCTATTATAGTCGGGTTGAAGCTGACTGACGATACACCCGTTGTATATTATAAAAGTTTAGCCAATTCAGCGTGGATGGCTCCACTCATAAGTGGTGTAATTGTCGGTGTCCTAATTTATTTGACAATGAACACTCTAGATAGGTATGAAGGCCAAAATCTTATAGATGTCATTTATATTGGCTTCGGGAAAATAATTGGTTGGATTGTCGTAATGTATTTGTTTATTTCACTGTATTTAAGCCTAATAATTGACTCAGCTATATATTCTGACCTGATTTCCACGATGTATTTCATTAATACTCCCGTAGTCGCAATCTATGGCTTGATCGTTATCCTTTGCAGTATCGGGGCAATGATGGGAATCGGGGCAATTAGCTCTCTTGCTTGGTCCATAATCGTTTATCTTAAGTTTTTTTTATTCATAGCTTTAGTATTAGCATTTGGGCACGGACAGACGAGCTTTATCTATCCATTATTTGGTTACGGTGAATGGGATGTCATTAAAGAGAGTATAAGCAGTATTTCTTTGTTAGATGAATTTTTCTATTTTTGTATATTTGCTACCTTGCTTCCTACTAAGAAAGATTTCCGCAAAGGTATGTGGATTATGCTCATAATGGTAACTATTGAAATTACCCTCTCCATGATTGCCTTTATAACAGTGTTTGATTATAAGTCGGCACAACTGCTTAATTACCCATGGCATGAAGTTATACGATATATTTCCCTTGGTTTCATTAAGAACGTCGAGTCTTTATTCTTTCCTTTCTGGCTGATTGGACTAATAATTCGATTTTCTTTTTATTTCTATGTTACTGCCTACCTATTGGGAAGGCTTTTTAAGATTAATAAATTCCAGTTAATCGTTCCTATCTTAGCTGTATTAACGGTCTTTATAGGTATGATTCCGGAACAGCCTTCATTTGCCTTACCGGAATTGCGTAAATCCTTTATTAATCTTCTCTCTCTCCCGACAATATCAATTACAATTCTCCTTTGGGGCGTTGTAAAGTTCAAGAAAAGGAGGGAAACTAAGCGTGACAATTAA
- a CDS encoding Ger(x)C family spore germination protein: protein MTIKKCLLLLLSLLLLTGCWDSQEIEKRSYIVGIGLDKGENNLIKVTYLSPNPEFGAQIQGGGASSSPREFVTMEANDFVSSKNRFSTVMAKTVTYDQLQFIIVSEKLARDKKFIRYIYDAQKDVQIRRDVQLIVTDETPEKYFEQTKPKMEARVHKYFNLIIANIQQTGLAPRPSELLQYYRITESGSDLYLSLYTTIEEDKTFDGGVENRILAGELPFQGDTNRTEFGGAAVFKNGRMIEKITGDEVRIANLLGMEPAAENIIASYPDPFSKKNQLAVKINKSKKTKVRMNLKAEKPIIEVTVSLILEILSDHTLTSYQEKKNRDKLERSLQNEIKKEFLTFIKRTQNEFKAQPFGWSLEARKKFLTLQQYDDYKFSKKYPDMEVRVNVETRITDYGRQKNIPKIRGINK, encoded by the coding sequence GTGACAATTAAAAAATGTTTACTGCTTCTGCTCTCCCTTCTTCTACTTACTGGATGCTGGGATAGCCAAGAAATTGAAAAACGTTCTTATATTGTAGGCATTGGCTTGGACAAAGGTGAAAATAATCTGATTAAAGTGACCTATTTATCACCGAATCCTGAGTTCGGTGCACAAATACAGGGTGGTGGCGCTTCAAGTAGCCCGAGAGAGTTCGTTACAATGGAAGCAAATGATTTTGTTTCGTCAAAGAACAGGTTCAGTACAGTAATGGCAAAAACTGTTACGTATGATCAGCTTCAATTCATTATCGTATCTGAAAAATTGGCACGTGATAAAAAATTCATTCGATATATTTATGATGCTCAAAAAGATGTACAAATTCGGCGTGATGTTCAACTAATCGTAACAGATGAAACCCCCGAAAAATATTTTGAGCAAACAAAGCCAAAGATGGAAGCACGTGTTCATAAATATTTTAATTTGATCATTGCTAACATACAACAAACCGGACTTGCTCCCAGACCTTCCGAGCTACTGCAATATTACCGTATAACCGAGTCAGGTTCTGATCTATATCTCAGTCTTTACACAACTATCGAAGAAGACAAGACATTTGATGGTGGAGTTGAAAACAGAATTTTGGCTGGAGAACTTCCTTTTCAAGGAGATACAAATAGAACTGAATTTGGTGGAGCAGCCGTTTTTAAAAACGGAAGAATGATTGAAAAAATAACTGGTGATGAAGTACGTATAGCCAATTTACTTGGAATGGAACCTGCAGCTGAGAATATAATCGCTTCATATCCTGATCCTTTCTCTAAAAAGAACCAACTGGCTGTCAAAATTAATAAAAGTAAAAAAACAAAAGTAAGAATGAATTTAAAAGCAGAGAAACCTATTATCGAGGTCACTGTTTCTCTAATTCTTGAGATATTGTCTGACCACACTCTAACGAGTTATCAAGAGAAGAAAAATCGTGATAAATTAGAGAGATCATTGCAAAACGAAATAAAAAAGGAGTTTCTCACTTTTATAAAGCGTACCCAGAATGAGTTCAAGGCACAACCATTCGGTTGGTCATTGGAAGCCCGTAAAAAGTTCCTTACTCTTCAGCAATATGATGACTATAAATTTTCTAAGAAATATCCTGACATGGAAGTAAGAGTTAATGTAGAAACACGCATTACAGACTATGGAAGACAAAAGAACATTCCAAAGATAAGAGGGATTAATAAATAA
- a CDS encoding YwpF family protein produces the protein MKTFYLKSLAILEEASNELNRVDIELIDGLIINREDENHGWIVEAYIDKDYNSYFINLKEQGKVMIEVKITSEHNEPATMIAEIIGMNELGKEINVLFRGKIVDERKERIEKKLKELIDQGYQGDQLLEKLKSSI, from the coding sequence ATGAAAACTTTTTATTTGAAATCACTCGCTATTCTTGAAGAAGCATCTAATGAGCTTAACCGTGTGGATATTGAACTGATTGACGGTCTCATTATCAATAGGGAAGACGAAAATCATGGTTGGATAGTTGAAGCTTATATTGATAAAGATTATAATTCCTACTTCATAAACTTAAAGGAACAGGGAAAAGTAATGATAGAGGTCAAAATTACGAGTGAACATAATGAGCCGGCAACTATGATTGCTGAGATCATTGGCATGAACGAGTTGGGAAAAGAAATAAATGTTTTGTTTCGAGGGAAAATTGTTGATGAACGCAAGGAGAGAATAGAAAAGAAACTGAAAGAGCTGATTGACCAAGGTTATCAGGGAGATCAATTGCTTGAAAAACTAAAATCTTCTATTTAA
- a CDS encoding YhcN/YlaJ family sporulation lipoprotein, which produces MKLKVMSALLLFSLILLTACGNGATKADLRNSAPDKPDQTISIKAKGKLSGYKEIKTVHAINSSDTLFVAFDVHHHHSFTVEQIKNQARKDLTKMFPGRKIEISSDTKLVTETAKAEQELRKSGSNIDIKQKIEWLTKLSRKKT; this is translated from the coding sequence ATGAAACTAAAAGTTATGTCAGCACTGCTTCTTTTCTCACTAATACTCCTCACCGCTTGCGGCAACGGGGCAACAAAAGCGGATTTGCGAAACAGTGCTCCTGATAAGCCGGATCAAACAATTTCCATCAAAGCAAAAGGAAAACTTTCCGGCTATAAGGAGATTAAAACAGTTCATGCAATTAATAGCTCGGACACTCTGTTTGTCGCTTTCGATGTACACCATCACCATAGCTTCACGGTCGAACAAATTAAAAATCAGGCAAGGAAAGATCTGACGAAAATGTTTCCCGGCAGAAAAATTGAAATTTCTAGTGACACCAAACTGGTTACAGAAACTGCCAAAGCCGAGCAGGAACTGAGAAAGAGCGGCAGCAACATAGATATTAAGCAGAAAATTGAGTGGCTGACAAAGCTTTCACGTAAAAAAACGTAA
- a CDS encoding spore germination protein, giving the protein MFRKPNKKTQNQDLKDQKIPKKLEQTRQLIKKLFHVPTNADIVIRDLNIGSTPAFLLFISSISNTKSIEDSIIKPLLSINSVDKSMGNIIDSASITEVETIHDAIQNVNRGNTVVFIDGSTIAYKLDTTKFEARSIEKPANEITLTGPKEGFNETASTNINLIRKRVQNENLVFENVTISARGNNQLFISYISDIANTETIDKIRKKIKNLDPALLQNLSILEEYIDEHPYSLFPTLLHTERPDRAAAFLNDGHVILLMEGTPAVLVLPATFWSFIHSPDDQYLRFIFGNFIRILRAISIFVTIFTSAIYVAVTNFHSSMIPPDLLFAIASTREKVPFPALVEVLIMELAFELIREAGLRVPAPIGPTIGIVGALILGQSAVQANIVSPIVVIVVALSGLSSFVVGDISMNFAIRSTRLLFILAAGLFGIFGMAAVFAVGMFYMVSIRSFGVPYLAPFTPVYASSKNVLFRRRITKEKYRPEYLDPKDLTKK; this is encoded by the coding sequence ATGTTTCGCAAACCTAACAAGAAAACACAAAACCAAGATCTTAAAGATCAAAAGATACCGAAGAAGCTGGAGCAAACTCGCCAACTCATCAAGAAGCTATTCCACGTTCCTACGAATGCGGATATAGTCATTCGCGACTTGAACATCGGCAGTACGCCGGCCTTCTTGCTGTTTATCAGTTCAATCAGTAATACGAAGTCAATTGAGGACAGTATTATCAAACCTCTATTAAGCATTAATAGCGTAGATAAAAGCATGGGAAATATAATAGACAGTGCTTCCATTACTGAGGTTGAAACGATTCATGATGCTATCCAAAATGTTAATAGAGGCAATACTGTTGTCTTTATCGACGGATCAACAATTGCATATAAATTGGATACTACAAAATTCGAAGCACGTTCAATTGAAAAGCCTGCAAATGAAATTACTCTAACAGGTCCAAAAGAAGGGTTTAACGAAACGGCCTCGACTAATATCAACCTAATTCGAAAAAGGGTGCAAAATGAAAATCTTGTTTTCGAAAACGTTACTATATCTGCTAGAGGAAACAATCAGTTGTTCATCTCATACATCAGCGATATCGCCAACACAGAAACAATAGACAAAATACGAAAAAAAATAAAAAACCTGGACCCCGCACTGCTGCAAAATCTTTCTATTCTTGAAGAATATATAGACGAACATCCTTACTCTCTATTCCCAACATTGCTGCACACTGAGCGTCCGGATAGAGCTGCCGCCTTTCTGAATGATGGACATGTTATTCTTCTTATGGAAGGTACCCCCGCTGTGCTCGTTCTTCCAGCTACGTTCTGGTCGTTCATCCATTCACCTGATGATCAGTATTTAAGATTTATATTTGGGAATTTCATACGTATTCTAAGGGCGATTTCTATTTTTGTAACGATATTCACTTCCGCTATATATGTTGCTGTGACCAACTTCCATTCAAGTATGATACCTCCTGACCTTCTCTTCGCCATTGCTTCCACACGGGAAAAAGTTCCCTTTCCAGCTTTGGTTGAAGTGTTAATAATGGAACTTGCTTTCGAATTAATTCGTGAGGCTGGACTTCGCGTTCCAGCACCGATTGGACCTACAATTGGTATTGTTGGTGCTCTAATTCTTGGCCAGTCGGCTGTTCAGGCGAATATAGTCAGTCCCATTGTAGTAATTGTCGTTGCCTTAAGTGGTCTGAGTTCTTTTGTCGTTGGAGATATTAGTATGAACTTCGCTATACGTTCCACACGTCTTTTATTCATACTTGCAGCGGGGTTATTCGGCATTTTTGGCATGGCGGCTGTCTTCGCAGTCGGAATGTTTTATATGGTTTCAATTAGATCCTTCGGTGTGCCCTACCTTGCTCCGTTCACACCTGTATATGCATCATCAAAAAATGTCTTGTTCCGCAGAAGAATTACCAAAGAGAAGTACCGTCCTGAATATCTGGATCCAAAAGATTTAACGAAGAAATAG
- a CDS encoding zinc-binding dehydrogenase has translation MKAYVHDKNGCNIKEMPEPQAGEGEVVVRIKYAGLNRRDLYIPGRRGDNPDSPLILGSDGAGVIETVGFGVSDLKQGDEVLINPSLRWKKNSPAPPAEFDILGMPDHGTFAEKIVLSADQIEKIPEHLTMKEAAVVALAGTTGYRAMFTKGRLQRGETVLIPGAGSGVATFLIQFAKKIGARVIVSSRSKEKRERALAIGADLAIDTHADWEQELADEKIDLVIDSVGRATFNKSLAVLKKGGRIVVFGATTEDKVEFDLRTFFYNQQEIIGSTMGSREELRDMLELMEKYNIHPEIDGVLPIDEAEVAFEKLHTNHQFGKLVLEIE, from the coding sequence ATGAAAGCCTATGTTCATGACAAGAATGGATGTAACATTAAGGAAATGCCTGAGCCTCAAGCAGGTGAAGGAGAAGTCGTTGTCCGCATAAAATATGCTGGTTTAAATCGCCGTGACCTTTATATTCCTGGACGCAGAGGAGATAATCCGGATAGTCCGCTCATTCTTGGTTCTGACGGAGCTGGGGTAATTGAAACTGTTGGGTTTGGTGTATCTGATTTGAAGCAAGGTGATGAAGTACTAATCAATCCTTCACTTCGTTGGAAGAAGAACAGCCCGGCTCCACCAGCAGAATTTGATATTCTCGGTATGCCGGATCACGGTACCTTTGCTGAAAAAATTGTATTATCCGCTGATCAAATTGAAAAGATTCCAGAACATCTTACAATGAAAGAAGCGGCTGTTGTTGCGCTTGCAGGTACAACGGGCTATCGAGCAATGTTCACGAAAGGAAGACTACAAAGAGGTGAAACCGTATTAATTCCCGGTGCCGGGAGCGGAGTTGCTACTTTCCTCATTCAGTTTGCAAAGAAAATTGGAGCTAGAGTCATCGTATCTTCCAGAAGCAAGGAAAAGCGGGAACGGGCCCTTGCCATAGGAGCCGACTTGGCAATTGACACGCATGCTGATTGGGAGCAGGAACTTGCAGATGAGAAGATTGACCTCGTAATTGACAGTGTTGGAAGGGCAACATTTAATAAATCGCTCGCTGTATTGAAAAAAGGCGGCAGAATTGTCGTATTCGGTGCTACGACTGAAGACAAGGTAGAATTCGATCTCCGTACATTTTTCTACAATCAGCAAGAAATAATTGGGTCGACAATGGGTTCTCGGGAGGAACTGAGAGATATGCTTGAATTGATGGAAAAGTATAATATCCATCCTGAAATTGATGGTGTATTGCCAATTGATGAAGCAGAAGTGGCATTTGAAAAATTGCATACCAATCATCAGTTTGGCAAGCTTGTGTTAGAAATCGAATAA
- the spoVAC gene encoding stage V sporulation protein AC: protein MENYKKIQDKHEVKKPVFKNCLKAFLIGGIICLIGQCITAFYIHFFDFTEETAGNPTVATLIFLTMLATGFGVYDRLAQIAGAGTAVPVTGFGNAVISSAIEHRTEGYVLGVGSNMLKLAGPVIVYGVFSAFIIGLIKAIFLKLGGM from the coding sequence ATCGAAAACTATAAAAAAATACAAGACAAACATGAAGTGAAAAAACCTGTTTTTAAAAATTGTCTTAAAGCCTTTCTGATAGGTGGTATTATTTGTCTTATTGGACAATGCATAACGGCATTTTATATCCATTTCTTCGACTTCACCGAAGAGACAGCTGGAAACCCAACGGTAGCGACACTGATCTTCCTGACCATGCTGGCGACAGGTTTCGGTGTGTATGACAGACTTGCTCAAATTGCTGGAGCGGGAACAGCTGTCCCTGTAACAGGTTTTGGGAATGCGGTTATTAGTTCGGCGATTGAGCATCGGACTGAAGGCTATGTGCTTGGTGTTGGTTCGAATATGCTGAAGCTCGCCGGTCCAGTTATCGTTTATGGTGTGTTCTCTGCGTTTATTATCGGACTGATCAAAGCCATATTTCTTAAGCTGGGAGGAATGTAA
- the moaA gene encoding GTP 3',8-cyclase MoaA, which produces MTANQKHVTDRFGRTLRDLRISVIDKCNLRCTYCMPKEIFGDDYAFLPEEELLSFEEISDLASGFAKLGVTKLRLTGGEPLLRKDLGKLVASLTAIEGIEDIALTTNGILLVKRAKELKEAGLQRVNISLDAIDDNVFKEINGRGVVAKPVLKGIDAAIDAGLDVKVNMVVKKGMNENQILPMARYFHGKNVILRFIEFMDVGNHNGWDMKNVVSKKEIVDKINEELPLEPAERNYYGEVASRFRYKDGGGEVGVISSVTDSFCGTCTRIRLSADGKLYTCLFASEGYDIKSKIRSGLAGEELEDDLAALWGRRTDRYSDERSSLEQPRKKIEMSYIGG; this is translated from the coding sequence ATGACTGCAAATCAAAAGCATGTGACAGATCGATTCGGCAGAACGCTTAGAGATTTGCGCATTTCTGTTATAGATAAATGCAATTTACGCTGTACGTATTGCATGCCGAAAGAAATATTTGGTGATGACTATGCTTTTCTTCCTGAAGAGGAATTACTCAGCTTTGAAGAAATTTCTGATTTGGCATCAGGATTTGCCAAACTTGGCGTAACGAAGTTGAGATTGACCGGTGGTGAGCCGTTATTACGCAAGGATTTGGGAAAATTGGTTGCTAGTCTCACTGCAATAGAAGGTATAGAAGATATTGCGTTGACAACGAATGGCATATTGCTAGTGAAACGTGCTAAAGAACTTAAAGAAGCAGGACTTCAGCGTGTTAATATTAGTCTCGACGCGATTGATGATAATGTTTTTAAGGAAATTAACGGAAGAGGTGTCGTCGCGAAGCCTGTGTTAAAGGGGATTGACGCGGCAATTGATGCTGGGCTTGATGTCAAAGTGAATATGGTTGTCAAAAAAGGCATGAATGAGAATCAAATTCTTCCGATGGCTCGTTATTTTCATGGTAAGAATGTGATTCTTCGTTTTATTGAATTCATGGATGTCGGAAATCATAATGGTTGGGATATGAAAAATGTTGTATCCAAAAAAGAAATTGTAGACAAAATCAATGAAGAGCTTCCGCTTGAACCTGCTGAACGAAATTATTATGGAGAAGTCGCTTCACGTTTCCGTTATAAAGATGGTGGAGGAGAAGTCGGTGTCATTTCTTCGGTAACCGATTCTTTTTGTGGTACTTGTACAAGGATTAGACTTTCAGCAGACGGCAAATTATATACTTGTTTATTCGCTTCGGAAGGATATGATATCAAATCTAAAATCCGCAGCGGCCTGGCAGGAGAAGAACTTGAAGATGATCTTGCTGCTCTCTGGGGGAGACGGACGGACCGTTATTCTGATGAACGCAGCAGTCTGGAACAGCCGCGAAAGAAAATAGAAATGTCTTATATTGGCGGTTAA
- a CDS encoding molybdopterin molybdotransferase MoeA: protein MMQARKPIPVCEAVEKVMLHAQPGKIELVNFSDVGGRRLAEPLIATNQVPTFDKSPYDGFAFKASDTKDASKENPICFEVMERIGAGELPTITLESGQATRIMTGAMIPEGADCVAMLEVCKDFQENGKQYMEMKRRMEAGQNIMTAGSELDEGAILAEKGAYVNPGVEALLATFGYNEVKVAKKPLVAIIATGTELLDIDEPLQPGKIRNSNGYMVGAQAKRAGADCKYYGKLQDELESSYKMIEQAFHETDMVITTGGVSVGDFDLMPEIYKRLGAEVLFNKIGMRPGSVTTVAVKDGKFLFGLSGNPSACYVGFELFARPIIQKALFNNSCYHIKAKAVLKEDFPKPNPFTRFVRSNIEYGPDGLEVHLAGLDKSNAVSSLGNTNALMVLPGGTRGFKVGDLVQVLLLEETRGQAEFQI, encoded by the coding sequence TTGATGCAAGCCAGAAAACCCATTCCGGTATGCGAAGCGGTTGAAAAAGTGATGTTGCATGCACAACCGGGAAAAATAGAATTAGTGAATTTTTCTGATGTTGGGGGTCGTCGTCTTGCAGAGCCGCTTATCGCGACAAATCAAGTACCTACTTTTGATAAGTCTCCATATGACGGATTTGCATTCAAAGCTTCTGATACAAAGGATGCTTCAAAAGAGAACCCAATTTGTTTTGAAGTGATGGAAAGAATCGGGGCAGGTGAATTACCAACAATTACTCTTGAATCTGGACAAGCAACCCGTATTATGACAGGTGCGATGATTCCTGAAGGAGCCGATTGTGTTGCTATGCTAGAAGTATGCAAGGATTTCCAAGAAAACGGAAAGCAATATATGGAAATGAAGCGTAGGATGGAAGCGGGACAAAACATTATGACAGCAGGCTCTGAGCTGGATGAAGGTGCCATACTTGCCGAAAAAGGTGCCTATGTAAATCCTGGAGTTGAAGCGCTGCTTGCTACATTTGGCTACAATGAAGTGAAAGTGGCTAAGAAGCCGCTCGTCGCCATCATTGCAACCGGAACGGAACTACTTGATATTGATGAACCGCTTCAGCCAGGAAAAATTCGCAATTCAAATGGTTATATGGTCGGTGCTCAGGCTAAGCGCGCAGGAGCCGATTGCAAATATTATGGGAAGCTTCAAGATGAATTGGAATCAAGCTACAAAATGATTGAACAAGCATTTCATGAGACAGATATGGTAATCACAACAGGCGGAGTTTCTGTTGGCGATTTTGATTTAATGCCTGAGATTTATAAGAGACTCGGTGCAGAAGTGCTGTTCAATAAAATTGGTATGCGTCCTGGAAGTGTAACAACTGTTGCTGTGAAAGATGGTAAATTTTTGTTTGGTTTGTCAGGAAATCCGTCGGCTTGCTATGTGGGATTTGAACTTTTTGCACGGCCAATTATCCAAAAAGCTCTTTTTAACAACAGTTGCTATCATATAAAGGCGAAAGCAGTGCTAAAAGAGGATTTTCCAAAGCCGAATCCGTTTACTCGTTTCGTCCGTTCCAATATTGAGTACGGACCTGATGGACTAGAAGTACATCTTGCAGGCTTGGATAAATCGAACGCAGTCAGCTCTCTTGGTAATACAAATGCTTTAATGGTACTTCCAGGGGGAACACGCGGATTCAAGGTAGGAGATTTAGTGCAGGTGCTTCTGCTTGAAGAGACAAGGGGACAAGCAGAGTTTCAAATATAG
- the spoVAE gene encoding stage V sporulation protein AE yields MIFLWAFIIGGLICVIGQIMFDVFKMTPAHTLTTLVVLGAILDGLGLYEPLISFAGAGATVPITSFGNSLVHGAMEEMQQHGIIGVLTGIFEVTSAGISAAIVFGVIAALIFKPKGN; encoded by the coding sequence ATGATATTTCTCTGGGCTTTCATTATCGGAGGTCTAATATGTGTAATCGGGCAAATTATGTTTGATGTGTTCAAAATGACACCTGCCCATACATTAACGACCCTTGTTGTATTGGGTGCTATACTTGATGGTCTTGGCCTGTATGAGCCGCTAATCAGTTTTGCCGGAGCGGGAGCAACTGTTCCAATCACAAGTTTTGGTAATTCACTTGTACACGGAGCGATGGAGGAAATGCAACAGCATGGAATCATCGGTGTACTAACCGGAATCTTTGAAGTAACAAGTGCAGGTATCTCGGCAGCTATTGTCTTTGGTGTTATTGCGGCTCTTATTTTTAAACCAAAAGGAAACTGA
- a CDS encoding DUF1641 domain-containing protein yields the protein MAEPIRKVKRMQISEEKVIDHNVDEVRKAVSANKDAILDGINMLASLHNSDFLMAGSAMVNHRKEIVKNFSQEINKPQYEGALHNLGQMFFLLGDLNIDQMEDFTKRINNGLDSMVNTREEERTSYVGLLRALKDPEVNHSLTMLLNFLKGMSRKN from the coding sequence ATGGCTGAACCAATAAGAAAAGTAAAAAGGATGCAAATATCCGAAGAGAAGGTAATCGACCATAATGTTGATGAGGTTAGGAAAGCTGTCAGTGCGAATAAGGATGCTATATTAGACGGTATTAATATGCTTGCGTCATTGCACAACAGTGATTTTCTTATGGCTGGGTCGGCAATGGTCAATCATCGAAAAGAAATCGTAAAAAATTTCTCACAGGAAATCAACAAACCGCAGTATGAAGGGGCTCTCCACAATTTGGGACAAATGTTCTTCCTATTAGGTGACCTCAATATTGATCAGATGGAGGATTTTACAAAACGAATCAATAATGGGCTTGATTCAATGGTTAATACAAGAGAAGAGGAACGTACTTCTTATGTAGGTTTGCTTCGTGCGTTAAAGGATCCGGAAGTGAACCATAGCTTAACAATGCTGCTCAATTTCCTTAAAGGGATGAGCCGCAAAAATTAA
- the spoVAD gene encoding stage V sporulation protein AD, translating into MLTGKRTWLFKNNPVILSAAAVGGPDEAAGNIAADFDLLHDDMWLEQASFEKAQTMMMEQACDIALKKANINEKNVNFFVSGDLTNQITPTTFAARTLEIPYFGLFSACALTTESLALSAFLINGQGADYVLSGTSSHNSAAERQFRYPTEYGGQKPPTAQHTVTGAGCVLLAKQGKGPSVTSATIGKVIDMGITDPFNMGGAMAPAAVDTIVTHLKERNVDASYYDLIVTGDLGKIGHGISMELLGKQGIKLNDSNYKDCGMTIYKDDQQVQAGGSGPACAAVTTYGHFMKKIFSGKLNRVLLVATGALHSPLSMNQNDSIPVIAHAVSIENGCEQA; encoded by the coding sequence ATGCTCACTGGAAAACGTACATGGCTTTTCAAAAATAACCCTGTCATTCTCTCTGCAGCAGCTGTAGGAGGACCAGATGAAGCAGCCGGAAACATTGCAGCTGACTTTGACCTCCTTCATGACGACATGTGGCTTGAGCAGGCTTCTTTTGAAAAGGCTCAAACGATGATGATGGAACAAGCATGTGATATTGCCTTGAAGAAAGCTAATATTAATGAAAAAAATGTGAACTTTTTTGTCAGCGGAGATTTGACGAATCAGATTACCCCAACGACTTTCGCGGCAAGAACTTTGGAGATCCCCTATTTTGGACTTTTCAGTGCCTGTGCGCTTACGACAGAGAGCCTTGCGCTATCTGCTTTTTTGATTAACGGACAAGGTGCGGATTATGTGCTCAGCGGCACGTCAAGTCATAACTCTGCGGCCGAGCGTCAGTTCCGCTATCCGACTGAATACGGTGGACAAAAGCCCCCGACTGCCCAGCATACAGTTACCGGTGCAGGTTGCGTGCTTCTAGCCAAACAAGGTAAAGGGCCAAGTGTTACTTCAGCAACCATTGGCAAGGTAATCGATATGGGGATCACAGACCCTTTCAATATGGGCGGTGCAATGGCTCCAGCAGCAGTTGATACGATTGTAACCCACCTAAAAGAACGCAATGTCGACGCTTCCTATTATGATTTAATCGTAACAGGCGATCTAGGAAAAATCGGACATGGCATATCCATGGAATTGTTAGGCAAGCAGGGCATTAAACTGAATGATTCCAATTATAAAGACTGCGGTATGACAATTTATAAAGATGACCAGCAAGTACAAGCTGGAGGAAGTGGACCGGCTTGTGCAGCTGTTACCACTTACGGTCATTTCATGAAAAAAATATTCAGCGGTAAATTGAATCGCGTTCTGCTCGTTGCAACAGGAGCGCTTCACTCCCCTCTTAGCATGAATCAGAATGACTCGATTCCTGTAATTGCACATGCAGTTTCCATTGAGAATGGATGTGAACAAGCATGA